The DNA sequence ACACGTCGGCCCACTCCTGGATTTGGAGCTTGGTGCTTTTGCCCGCGCCGTGGCCCGCGTTCACGTCCACCCGAATGAGGGTGGGGTTGGGGCCCGTGTTGGCGGCTTGCAGGGCGGCGGCAAACTTGAACGAGTGGGCCGGCACCACGCGGTCGTCGTGGTCGGCAGTGGTCACCATCGTGGCCGGGTAAGCGGCCGGCTTCAGGTTGTGCAGCGGCGAGAACTTGTAGAGGTTGGCAAACTGCTTAGCGTCCTTGCTGGTGCCGTACTCCGGGGCCCAGTTCCAGCCAATGGTGAAGTCCTGGTAGCGTAGCATGTCCATCACGCCCACCGCGGGCAGGGCCACTTTGCACAGGTCGGGGCGCTGCGTCATGGTGGCGCCCACCAGCAGGCCGCCGTTCGAGCCACCAGCAATGGCCAAATGCTCGTAATCAGTATATTGGCTAATTTTCAGGTACTCAGCAGCGGCGATAAAGTCGTCGAACACGTTTTGCTTGCGAGGCGTCATGCCGGCCTGGTGCCAGGCCTCGCCGTACTCGCCGCCGCCGCGCAGGTTGGGGATGGCCAGCACGCCGCCGTTTTCCAGCCACAGCATGCGCGCCACCGAAAAGCCCGGTGTGAGCGAGACGTTGAACCCGCCGTAGGCGTAGAGGTAGGTTGGGTTCTTGCCATCCAGTTTCACGCCTTTTTTGTGGATGATGAACATCGGAATCTTTGTGCCGTCCTTGCTGGCGTAGAAGATCTGGGTGGTCAGGTAATCGTCCGGGTTCACGTCCACGGCGGGGGCCTTAAACACAGTGCTGGCGTTGGTGGCCAGGTCGTACTTGTAAACCGTGGTCGGGTACGTGAACGACGTAAAGGCGTAGTACACGGCCTTGTCCGAGCGGCGGCCGTCGAAACCGCTGGCCGTGCCAATGGCCGGCAGCGCCACGTCGTGCTGGAACTTGCCGGCCTCGTCGTACACCTTCACCTGCGAGCTGGCGTCGTGCAAGTACGTGGCCACCAAGTGCCCGCCCACCTGGCTGGCGCCTTCGAGCTTGTCGGGGCCCTCGGGTAGCACGGTGCGCCAGTTGGCTTCCAGGGGCTTTTTGGGGTCGATGGCCACTACCCGGAAGCGGGGCGCCTTGTAGTTGGTGTGTACCAGTACCTCGCCGCCCACGTTGCCAATGACGTGGTTCTGAAACTCGTAGGAGCTGATGAGCGTGGCCCAGGCGGCGGCCTGCTTGGGGTCGCGCAGGTCGCGCACCAGCAGGCGGTTGCCGTCGGATTTGCCGTCGGTCAGCGACAGGGTCAGGAACCGCTCGTCCTCCGTGGCGGTGGCCATGCGGAAGCCCAGTACCATTTTCTTGTCCTCGTACACCAGCTTGTCGGCGCTCTGGGGCGTGTTCAGCTTATGGAAGTACACTTTGTGGAACTCGTTCTTGCCGGCCAGGCCGTTTTCGCCGGCCTTGGGCGCGTCGTAGCGGCTGTAGTAAAAGCCGTTTTTCACCCACGACGTGCCCGACACCTTCACCCAGTCCAGGGTTTCGGGCAGGGCTTTGTTCGTGGTC is a window from the Hymenobacter nivis genome containing:
- a CDS encoding prolyl oligopeptidase family serine peptidase, translated to MNTTHTLALLGLLAAPAACQATPPPRNTLPNHQALTEMTVPEYGEPTHAKRPQYVPPLAPNPPLKYPVARKTDQVDDYFGTKVPDPYRWLESLDTPETKAWVTAENEVTFGYLSQIPFRDKIRDRLTKLWNYERYGVPELVGERLVFSKNDGLQNQAVLYVQTGAGEPQVLLDPNKFSADGTTALAGTAFSNDHRYLAYATSGGGSDWHQVKIMDLTTNKALPETLDWVKVSGTSWVKNGFYYSRYDAPKAGENGLAGKNEFHKVYFHKLNTPQSADKLVYEDKKMVLGFRMATATEDERFLTLSLTDGKSDGNRLLVRDLRDPKQAAAWATLISSYEFQNHVIGNVGGEVLVHTNYKAPRFRVVAIDPKKPLEANWRTVLPEGPDKLEGASQVGGHLVATYLHDASSQVKVYDEAGKFQHDVALPAIGTASGFDGRRSDKAVYYAFTSFTYPTTVYKYDLATNASTVFKAPAVDVNPDDYLTTQIFYASKDGTKIPMFIIHKKGVKLDGKNPTYLYAYGGFNVSLTPGFSVARMLWLENGGVLAIPNLRGGGEYGEAWHQAGMTPRKQNVFDDFIAAAEYLKISQYTDYEHLAIAGGSNGGLLVGATMTQRPDLCKVALPAVGVMDMLRYQDFTIGWNWAPEYGTSKDAKQFANLYKFSPLHNLKPAAYPATMVTTADHDDRVVPAHSFKFAAALQAANTGPNPTLIRVDVNAGHGAGKSTKLQIQEWADVWSFCFANMNVTPNVK